The genomic interval AAAAagccttataatatgaaacgaagtGATACTACTATtgacggtaaaaaaaacacacgaaATTGAGGAAGATAAAGACTTAACAAGGAAACTTTCTAAAATGTTGGATCTTTTGCTAACTTCCCTCCAAAAGTTAAGGACGAGgtattccataggaatttcacaTGACTTGATATGatttaattcttaatttttttaaagttacgtaggaaatttttttataggattAATATTCCTAcaaaattcatatgtttttctttgaatcaaatagTGTCTTAAACAgaggaaatttttttgtattcATCTAAAGGTTAGAGCAAATGTGTACTTTTATCtaaaggaagaagaaacacaccgataaaagaaaattacatcTAGTTTGCTTTGTCCATCTAGTTTGCTTTGTCCAGCCGAGATGTATGGTATAATTTTGGTTGTCATCCAAAAGGTTATTCCTTTTCTATTTCTCTATTGCATTCCATCTAAACATAAGAAATAACAGCATGTAATGCAATCTTTTGACATTAAAAGAAGAGGAATAGATGCAGGGTGTGGACACCTGGTACATTTTTATGaagtatttgtatttttggaGAAGTGACTAGTGATGAAAACAGGAGGTAGACCTCGAAGAAGACatcatcagaaaaaaaaaaaagtgcaatAACATGTTGGCTATGGACTCttggacttttttttgtcatcaTTGGTGATCCATAGGTATCAAGCCACCTCGGTTCGGCTTGGTTTGGATCAATAAGATAATTGGGTGGAGTTAAAATCGAGCTTGGCTTGAATTGCTAAGTTAACgagccatttttttaaaagaaaaagtcTTGATCACCCTGAGGTTTGGCACCCTGGTTAATTCACTCCTAAGCTTTAAAACAGTCCAAGCAATACATTAAACTTTCCCAAACCGTTTAATTTACTCCTTGGGTGGTTTAATTTATCACCAGGTGGTTTTTGGAGTGGTTTTGTTCAATCGGTTCTCGGGTGAGAGGACGCCCACAAAAATGCTTTTCCTCAGTCAGCCCTCACTAATGCATAGCTATATCTAGATACAAGTCGTctacaaaaatgaaaataatagtTCATaagatggaaaaataaaagcagATAAGAAAAAAGCCTGAAAATTATGAAGCAACCAAAAATTGAAAACAACGAGCAAacctttcccttttttttttacttctcaACTCTTAGTAAccttttacaaaaaaaaactcttgctaacataaaaaaatatatgatcttGAAATTGACAACTCTTATTTAACCAAAATACCGAAAAATGACGATCCCAGTCCTAAGAGTGAAAGgcaaggaaaaaacaaatggaatATCCACGTACACATCATCTCTTCAATTGTTATTGGAGATGAGTTATGGCAGTGGTATGGAACCAAGCACTAACGAAATTCGTAAAGAATTAATCCTAATAAAAACCATGACCAAGTTCACCATGTATGCAcgttttggaaaatttttaaactgctACCAATAGAATTAGAACTAAGAACCGACGGAGAGTGcgagagggaggggatttTTTTGGCTGAGCAAAACCACCCCAAAAACCGGCCAGAGGTTTTTTTGAAccgttttgtaaaatttaaggtGTTGTTCATATGGTTTTAAAGCTCAGGGGGTACATTAACCAAGGGTGCCAAACCTAGGGGGGTGATCTAgactttttccctttttttagtAGTTGAGCCATGGACTAAAAGAAAATAGCTTTCTGTATGACAGATAGGGATGAACATGCATTTGTTGTTGGGTTGTCGTATTAAGTTGTGATTGAAAGGCAAAAAATGCTCTCTTCGAAACTTTCGAAGGCATCTTCAGAACTTGTGAAGGCATCTTCGAAACTTCTACTTAGTTAAGTTATAACTACATTCAACACTcaacttttgaaaaaaataactcttcggaacttccggcgGACACCACTGGAACTTCCGTCCATTTTGCAGAACTGAAAATCAGTGCCCAAAGCACTTCGAAACTCCTAGTGGTATCCACCGCAAGTTCCTATCATTTTCTAGAACCGAAACCAAGTGACCAAAacccttcggaacttccgatgGTCACCACCAAAACTTCTAGCCATTTACAAAACCGAATCCAAATTGGTCATGGTCCTTCGAAACTTTGACGTTCACCATCGGAACTTCCGACGGTCACAACAGGAACTTCCGACAGTTTTATAGAACTGAAACCAAAGGCAAATGACCTCTTCGGAAGTTCCAGTCTGCCTTTAGAACTTCTGATCAAGACAACATAACTCAAAAGAATTGTAATAGACATacttacaatatatatacgaGCACTAGACTCATTCCTAGATTTAATTGCAACACCTCTCTTCATAGTACGACATTCCAAATTCgcttaaaataaatacacaCACATCTGAATACAATTTTACTGACTTTCTTCACCTTTTCAACACGGACAGTGCAATGACTTAGTCTTTATGAGGACTAATCTTACCCTTCACAAATCTCACATAAACACTTGTTCTCGTCAATTGATTGTCACTAatcactaaaataatttaggggcctagatgcactttcaacgATGGCGGCAGACATGCGTGGGGTGTGGGGCGGATCGATAGACAAGGATAGAGTATGACGTTACATTACAACATGAGTATGACTGAACGCGAGTTCGAATGTATGGCACTAATACACATGAAGTGTGATGCTGCTGCCATATGGATTATGGAAGAGGAAGGGACAGATTAGCAACTAGACTGGAGACTAGACTTTGGACTTTGAAGTCTTTTTTTGGCAATTACTACGTATTAGGATGTGCTGTCAAGTTGGGTTGTAGGCTTACTAACTattatattgcttttgtttgCCCCCAGCTCGGTAAGCTTGGGAGCTAGTTTAACCTAGCTCGATATGGCAACATTACCACGCCGAGTAGTTGGCGTGACAATACTTTGTGCCATGGTCTTGCCACACCATCCACCTCAGTTCGTCACGCCAGAATAGGTGGCATGtcaaaaatattctatttaccaagaatatttagtaataaaactatttattaaaaaatttaaaaactaaattttttgagtAAATGCAAGCATACATGCAGCACAAAATTAAACCTAAGGTGACCAAGTTATTCTAAAGGCTAATAAGGAATCTTATGATAAACTGGAATGTTAAATTTTGATCTgatacataaaatttatcgAAATAAAGTGGTGTAATGGGATGAGTGAAATAGTTGTAATTATACAGAAGAAATAAAGTGACGTAGTGGGAAGAGTGAAAtggttttataattatatagaaGGACAAAcctatagataaaaaatatatataaaactcaCATTTTACGAAATTTTGATggcaaatagtcaaatatattttactccctccatatttttatgtatgacaccgttgacttttaggattacgtttgaccattcgtcttattcaaaatttatatctaaatatgtaaaattataatgcatacttaaagttcatataataataaatcatattataataaaataattaataattatataattttttttgaataagatgaatgataaaacgtggacctaaaagccaacgatatcatataaaaaaatatggagggagtatatcagAACTTCAGAAGTGAGAGGGGATTTCTCAGGGAGAAATACCACCCGTTCTTGGCTTCTTGCCCCTTAAGCAAACTGCAAGTGATTTATCCCTTTACTTGAGCATGAAACGCGCAAAAACAAGCAAAccaaaggggaaaaaaagaaatccgtgAAAGACCGAAAGCGGAACGAAAGCACAGCACAGAGCACGCCGTCTTCAATTTTTCCCATTTTGCAGTTGGGCGCCCCGATTCCTCCCCCTTCTCCTCGCCAAGCCCAAAACCCAACTTCCCCGATCTCCCCACCCAGATCTCGAAACCCtcaccgcgcgccgccgctcccctccaccgtcgcggcggccatggcgaagGAGTTCCCCGTGCCGCCGGTGGTCTTCACTCCCTCCACCCCgacccaccgccgccatcctccCCCCGGGACGGGTgcgtccccgccgcccgccttCGCGCCCCCAcgcccctccacctcctccggcGCGAACCCTCTCCCCTTCATGTCCTTCGACGTCAacagcgccgccacctcctcctcgccgcccctCTTCGCCGGGCCGATCGGTGTCGGCGCATCCGGCGCCTCCTTCGAGGAcgagccgccgctcctcgAGGAGCTCGGCATCAACACGCGCCAGATCTGGAGGAAGACGCTCTCCATCCTCCacccgctccgctccgccgacCCCTCCCTCCACGCGGACGCCGACCTGTCCGGCcctttcctcttcctcctttccTTCGGCCTCTTCCAGCTGCTTGCGGGGAAGTTCCACTTCGGGATCGTCCTCGGATGGGTCACCGTCGCCTCCCTCTTCCTCTACTTCGTCTTCTCCATGCTCTCGGGCGGACGCCGCGGCGATCTCGATCTCTACCGATGCGTTAGTCTTGTCGGATACTGCATGCTCCCCATGGTCATCTTCTCCGCGGTCTCCCTCTTCCTGCCTCGGGGTGGCGGGCTCATATTTGGGGTTGGCATGGGGTTCGTAATGTGGTCCACCAGGGTGTGCACCAGGTTGCTCGCTGAGCTTGCATCAAGCGGAGATGAGCATAGGGGGCTCATTGCTTATGCGTGCTGGCTTGTCTACATGCTCTTCTCGCTTCTTGTCGTCTTCTGATGCCGATTTTATGGTGAGGATCATATAGTTGCACAAATTCACTAGATCATGCTAATTTCAGTTCTGATGAACGTGTTATTCTTATGACGATTTTATGGTAATTGTTGCTGAAAGGCTGTGTCAATCAATTTGACTACATGGCCACTGTGTGTGGGCTATGGTGAATAAGAATTTAGTGAGTGTCTTTTACCGTATGACAAATCTTTAGCGAACACTACCATGTTTTATGATTAGTTTGTAGTTGACAATCTTGCAtaaaaaaggatttttttcgtAGGTTCAGTTTTATGCTAGCCTAaaagctacaaaacatcaGAGTGGATggatgttttttgtttgtttgtatgATTAGGTCCTCTGTTATTGGTTATTAGATGCTGTCATACTGAATTACTCATAGCTGAGAAATGCCATTAACCCATCTCTTGCTTTTATTGTTGtccatcatagtttatttgaaAACTGAAACTGCTGCATTTCGTTACATACTTTCCGTGCATTATTAGGTGGcgtttctttaattttttggtgggaattttgcatgtataaataGTCTGGTATGCAGTGTTTTAAAAGGTGTTAGGTGCTGTGCTGCGTGGGTGATgctacctctgtttcaaaatataaggcgTATATTGTTTTGTTAGGATAATACTTTGACCAACAACTgctttattaatatagtatttATGTGACACAAAAGAGtaatcataagaaaatacCGTGTCCGTTccaatatataagcatttctgagattcaaattttgtaccacaatataagcattcaTGCACTGATTTTCATGATTCTCATCACATCAATGATCCCCAACCTATCAGAAGCTTGGAAAGGGAATGTAGACCAtttaaaactcaaaatttgaCCACTGAGTGAATAAATGGTTATCTTTTGACCCAACCTTAATATTTGTTAAATAACGTAAACTAAGGATGTGTTTGTTTCGTGGATTAGGTGGGATGGATTGGATCCATCCCTGTGTTTGCAGGATgggttggttctatttttcttttggttggatggatgggttagatcttgttttttgtttggttggagggatGAGATAGGATGGAGTGAACTCATCACTTGTTTGGTTCGAGGGACAAATATGGGATGGTTGGATGTGATTACCTCTCAACAGTGAGTTGGTGATGTTACCTCTCAtatttaaaatgatatattgaatactaggattaatatatgaataatctaaAGTAACTAAATGTATAGttatacatttaaaatatttaaaataattttaataaaataaaatggacatTTCATAATAAATATCACATATACACATGCAGTGCAACAAGCTTGATCTCAATTTGTGTTTCAAATAAATTCACTGGTTAAACAACATCAAATGATGCATcaacaaacaatataaaaactcTAGCATCGCCGAACCGTCCTGGGATGGATCCGTCCCACCGttttggtgggatgggttggacccgGATCTgagaggaatattcctcttctgtgtccaacccatcccatgGGTTGGCTCTATCCTAAGGGAGCACTTTTCAACACAAACCTAATGACAGCACTTATTTCACAGAAATTACATTCTAATAGAGTAATTGTTGGTTATAGCCCTGTTctaatgaaacaaaatacaccttattttttgaaattgaGGGAGTGGTATTTTCGATGCTATACAAATACCATTGTGAGACAGCATCGCACTTCAGAGAGTTTTCCCAGGATGTAGTGAGTGAACAGTTGCGTGAATCTTGTCATAAATGCATTACAGAACCTCTACTCAATTTCCACTGAAGGAGACAAacacccccatcttttcgcttcttcttatgcttataagccaaaatttgaattttcaaccttaaatttggggTTGATTTTGGGTGGTTTTCagcgaagtttattttctagccttagcttttagattgctaagagcatgtatataaaagttctattaacaaaatatttttcgtttgcaaatatgtcgtttggttttttctgtACAATACATCTAAATGGTGATGGTGATGAAATTTAGTACTCCAGAAATATAGAAGATCAAACAAGGACATCATGTACCTATTGAGAATTAGAAAAATCATGGGAAGGTGTTTTGCACATAATATGTCATGCTGTTGGTGACTTGGTGCTATCTACTATAGTCAAGGAAAACATGTACATCCATTTACATCATTACTGGCATAGTTGATAACTATTATGTTCATCTTGGTGCACATAGTCTGTAAATACCATTTAGAGCTGGAAATTGTCTATTGTTGGATCCGATTATATTAACTCGTGGAATGACTAATTTTATCTCCACTCTAAAGATAGTCAGTACCTGTGACACTTAATAATGTGGTGGAAAGATTTCATGAATCTATTTTGAGAGCTTGTTTTGTGAGATTTTGGTTAATGTTTTGGGGGTCAGAGTGGTGCTTTTGATTCCGACATGATACTTAGATCattgtgttgtttttttttcagaaattttttaaaatatttggcTCATGTTTTGTCCAATGTGGTTCTTAGGCCTACTAGTGCAAGTACATGATGCTCCGTGTGTCTGTGAATTGATAAAggcttcttttttcttgtcaTACAAGCTCGTCAAATAATGTTGGAGGCTACTGTTGTCATAAAACCCTTATAAGTTATAACTACCAAGTGGCCTCAAATGTCATCTTTTTTGAAATAATGTTCAATGGCCTATTTCTATTAActagcctctctctctctctctctgttcaAAAAGTTATATGAGCCTTTAAAGCCTTTTCTGTTCTCCCATTATTGTGTTTGCAATTTCCacatttttgaattttgatacTTCCCATATTGGTTAGCCTCATTACTGCGTGCTAATTTCTAATTGTGTTTCTTCCTTCCTGTGCAGATCATGTTCAGGATTCTTTTGCGGCATGAAGTGGAAAGCTGCCATCTGTCAGTCGCTGGAGTGGTTTTGGTGTGTTTTGCAGGACAACTGATTATCACGCCAGTtggaaaattttatgtaatgATCTGTTCCTCTTTCACCCCGTAGTTCCTGTGGTATGGTAGTTTTAGAGGGCTCGTACAGATCTTGGTAAAGAAAAGCAAGGCAAAATCAAGACACTGaaaatatgaattaattagttttgctGAATATTGAGGAGATCTAGCGACTTTCAAAACTAATTCGTGGTCTTTACGAACTTGTTCATTGTATTTACTTACCACGATTAGTTGTTTTAGGGCCATTTTGGCCtactttgattttgtttttacatCTTCTCTgcatttcaattttataagtgaggattgtttattttctcatttttcttaGGCAATGTGTTAGTTGCTGACTCAAATTGGATGAGTCACCCCATTAGTTACGTTTCATTCTCTAGCAGGGCAATCCCCCAGTTTCTGCCTCTGGAATCTGGATAGCTTCATTTGCCTACGTGCAGGCCTTCACCCCTTTTCTTTACGCGATAAGCCTCATTCGAGCCCGGCACGACCCAATTTGCCTTTTGGATTGATTCATGacctatatataatataaaagctGTCATTATTAGAGGATTGGTATATAGATGATCATGTCGTTCTGTTATCTGCAATAggtttaaataattaatgattagaTTCTAGAACCTATGCAACGGTATATATAATGTGAAAGATGTCatttgaaatataattaatgattagATTCTAACCTATATAATGGTATGTATAATgggaaatatgtcatttgaagGTCTGGTAATCGACAGACGGTACGCTTGTCTCCGTCCATTAAAATCTATGTCccaccaaaatataatttataagtaaacgtttcatatatatacatacttaGCGATTCAAAGCAAgcacttttaaaataaattacaataaaaaatcaacaaaatcagttctaaaattaactcttaaatttaaataaatgacAGCGATGCTGGCTATGTCGGAGTCGGGAGAACTAATAGCACATGACACTGTTCGAAAACCATAACATGATGTGCTAATAAGATACTACTCTCACCGTTTGATAATGTAagacgtttgacttttttttgcaatgtttgactatttgtcttattcaagaaATTATGaaagtatcatttattttgattgtgaCTTACTTctttatcaaaagaactttaagcacaacttattattttttatatttgtactaattttttgaattaaatCTCTATAAAGGGATCCcacataattatattatgatgATAACAATGCTGttttatatctaatatatCCTTGATATTTCATAGTGTGACATCAAAATGTTGCactgttgttttgttttgtttcgtgtttattttcacttttttgcTAATATATTGTTGTTTCATCGGTTGAAGATTGATGCTTCGTATGTAAAAACTAAATGTTTCAAGCCATGACTAAATCGTGTTACAATTTTTAATTcattgaaacttttttttgacatAAGGGTGGGTCATTTTTGTATTAATGATGAAACATTGAAGATCAATGTTGCATATGTGAAAGCTCAATGTTTCAATCTTGATTCAATTATGCttgaataatttaatataatgaaacatattttaatattatttatattcgTGGTGAAACAACGTATGGTTTTAAGCACTATACTAGAAAATTTGGCGCAGCTTTGCTGCGACCTGATGGTGTTTGGGCACGTGCTTGTTTATAGTTTTAGTAAATGTTTGAGGTAGACCAATCATTTACTCTTCTGATCTAGAATTGCATAAAAGATATTATTCTctttcttatacttatgtttatctATGTGctttattgataaataaaaaataatttataggtaaactTTTGTACAATTGGCTTTAGCGATTCAAAAATAGATACTATGGAATAAACTACAGAGAGGGCGGTAGGATCTCAGTCAAATAAATGGACTATTATGCACCACGTATCAGCATAAAACCAGCATAAAACCGGATATAAGGAGTCCTATAGTAAGAATTAAACTCCTTATTAAGTGCATTACTAATGCCGTGCTGTT from Oryza brachyantha chromosome 3, ObraRS2, whole genome shotgun sequence carries:
- the LOC102706639 gene encoding protein YIPF5 homolog, producing the protein MAKEFPVPPVVFTPSTPTHRRHPPPGTGASPPPAFAPPRPSTSSGANPLPFMSFDVNSAATSSSPPLFAGPIGVGASGASFEDEPPLLEELGINTRQIWRKTLSILHPLRSADPSLHADADLSGPFLFLLSFGLFQLLAGKFHFGIVLGWVTVASLFLYFVFSMLSGGRRGDLDLYRCVSLVGYCMLPMVIFSAVSLFLPRGGGLIFGVGMGFVMWSTRVCTRLLAELASSGDEHRGLIAYACWLVYMLFSLLVVF